In one window of Romboutsia hominis DNA:
- a CDS encoding YfcC family protein: MGRQTDKKKFNLPTAYTILFSIIIVIGVITQFIPQVNKAGISDVVMSPIKGLKDAIDVSLYVLLMGGFLGVVAKTGALDAGIGSIVKKLNGKEFILIPILMFTFSLGGTCFGMSEETLAFYALITATMLAAGFDSLTAVATILFGAGCGVLGSTVNPFVVSISIDSLKGVGVEVNQAVVMGIGAALWLSSLLISIYFVMKHAKKVKENPNATLLSKEEVESAKSAFINSKKETLEFTTKRKIVLALFGLSFVVMICGVIPWEKFGITIFKHTDFLTGNALGNWWFSELATWYTLMAIVIGVVYGLKEKEIVSAIIDGASEMVGVALIIGISRGVSVIMSSTGLDVYVLNNASHALSGMSPILFINIAFLIYIGLSFLIPSTSGLASVSMPIFGPLAKSLGFPSELIISTLGAGCGLVNLITPTSGVIMGGLAIAKVEYSTWVKFASKIIICIYISSAIILSIGMMLL, translated from the coding sequence ATGGGAAGACAAACTGACAAAAAGAAGTTTAACCTGCCTACTGCATATACTATATTGTTTTCTATAATTATAGTAATAGGTGTAATTACACAGTTTATACCACAGGTTAATAAAGCAGGGATATCAGACGTTGTAATGTCTCCTATAAAAGGATTAAAAGATGCTATAGATGTATCTTTATATGTGCTTTTAATGGGTGGATTTTTAGGTGTTGTAGCAAAAACAGGGGCACTTGATGCAGGAATAGGTTCAATAGTAAAAAAGCTAAATGGGAAAGAATTTATATTAATACCAATACTAATGTTTACATTTTCATTAGGTGGAACTTGCTTTGGTATGTCAGAAGAAACATTAGCCTTTTATGCATTAATAACAGCTACTATGTTAGCTGCTGGATTTGATTCTTTAACAGCAGTTGCTACTATATTATTTGGTGCTGGATGTGGAGTTTTAGGTTCAACTGTAAACCCATTTGTGGTTTCAATAAGTATAGATTCTCTTAAAGGTGTTGGAGTTGAAGTTAATCAAGCGGTAGTTATGGGAATTGGAGCAGCACTTTGGTTGTCATCACTATTAATATCTATATACTTTGTTATGAAGCATGCTAAAAAGGTTAAAGAAAATCCTAATGCAACTTTATTATCAAAAGAAGAAGTAGAATCAGCTAAAAGTGCATTTATAAATTCAAAAAAAGAGACTTTAGAATTTACAACTAAGAGAAAAATAGTATTAGCTTTATTTGGATTATCATTTGTAGTTATGATATGTGGAGTTATTCCTTGGGAAAAGTTTGGAATAACTATATTTAAGCATACTGACTTTTTAACAGGTAATGCACTTGGAAACTGGTGGTTTTCAGAACTTGCTACATGGTATACATTAATGGCTATTGTAATTGGTGTAGTATATGGATTAAAAGAAAAAGAAATAGTTTCAGCTATAATAGACGGAGCATCTGAGATGGTAGGAGTTGCGCTTATAATAGGTATATCAAGAGGAGTATCTGTTATAATGAGTAGTACAGGACTTGATGTTTATGTTCTTAATAATGCATCACATGCATTAAGTGGAATGTCACCTATATTATTTATAAACATAGCATTTTTAATATATATAGGTTTATCATTTTTAATACCTTCTACATCAGGCTTAGCTAGTGTATCAATGCCTATATTTGGACCATTAGCAAAAAGTTTAGGATTTCCATCAGAATTAATTATATCAACTCTTGGTGCTGGATGCGGACTTGTAAATCTTATAACACCAACATCTGGAGTTATAATGGGGGGACTTGCTATAGCAAAGGTTGAATATAGTACATGGGTTAAGTTTGCAAGTAAGATAATCATTTGTATATATATATCATCAGCTATTATATTATCAATAGGGATGATGTTATTATAA
- a CDS encoding solute carrier organic anion transporter, whose translation MVCKKGNYKKHNCGCHKNFCCKGININKKECEKNHKCKCDHDIDCSECRRLKCLAQRKCDEANERINRANQAAQQAQQSERRAEELKRQAMEECERARRLWNDCRRISNEGEELMCEARRLMKQSDECHKNCHEENDGCSSNGHNCECNSNNHSCGCNSNDHNCGCNLNCKCVCNCR comes from the coding sequence ATGGTATGCAAAAAAGGAAATTATAAAAAGCATAATTGTGGATGTCATAAAAATTTTTGTTGTAAAGGCATAAATATAAATAAAAAAGAGTGTGAAAAAAATCATAAATGTAAATGTGATCATGATATTGATTGCTCAGAATGTAGAAGACTTAAATGTTTAGCTCAAAGAAAATGTGATGAAGCGAATGAAAGAATAAATAGAGCAAATCAAGCTGCACAACAAGCACAACAATCAGAAAGAAGAGCAGAGGAATTAAAAAGACAAGCTATGGAAGAATGTGAAAGAGCTCGTAGATTATGGAATGATTGTAGAAGAATATCAAATGAGGGTGAAGAGTTAATGTGTGAAGCTCGAAGACTTATGAAACAAAGTGATGAATGTCATAAAAATTGTCATGAAGAGAATGATGGATGTAGCTCAAATGGTCATAACTGTGAATGTAACTCGAATAATCATAGCTGTGGGTGTAATTCAAATGATCATAACTGCGGGTGTAACTTAAATTGTAAATGTGTATGTAATTGTAGATAA
- the rbr gene encoding rubrerythrin: MSLLKDSRTKENLMRAFAGESQARNRYTFGESLAKKQNLYVVQKVFNYTAEQEKAHAWVFYNHLKELSGSSITIDAGYPVEVYDDLIKTLKDSQHNEYEEWDKVYKEFAKTAREEGFLEVANSFEKISEIEKIHGDRFGRFASDLENNTLFKKDTEEKWICLNCGHVHTGTKAPMACPVCSYPQGYFILYSNSPFEN, encoded by the coding sequence ATGAGTTTATTAAAAGATAGTAGAACAAAAGAAAATTTAATGAGGGCTTTCGCTGGAGAAAGTCAAGCTAGAAACAGATATACATTTGGAGAAAGTTTAGCTAAAAAGCAAAATTTATATGTAGTTCAAAAAGTATTTAATTATACAGCAGAACAAGAAAAAGCTCATGCTTGGGTTTTTTATAATCATCTAAAAGAACTTTCTGGCTCTTCTATAACTATAGATGCTGGATATCCTGTTGAAGTATATGACGATTTAATTAAAACATTAAAAGATTCTCAACATAATGAATACGAAGAATGGGATAAAGTTTACAAAGAATTTGCTAAAACAGCTCGTGAAGAAGGTTTCTTAGAGGTAGCTAATAGTTTTGAGAAAATATCTGAAATAGAAAAAATTCATGGAGATAGATTTGGAAGATTTGCTAGTGACCTTGAAAACAATACTCTATTTAAAAAAGATACTGAAGAAAAGTGGATTTGCTTAAACTGTGGTCATGTTCATACAGGTACTAAAGCTCCAATGGCTTGCCCAGTTTGTTCATATCCACAAGGATATTTTATATTATATTCTAATTCACCATTTGAAAATTAA
- a CDS encoding YdbC family protein: MSSIKYDIVKEVGIISTTTSGWKKELNIISWNNREPKYDLRDWSSEHEKMGKGITLTAEELKSLKELLNNMDI; this comes from the coding sequence ATGTCAAGTATAAAATATGATATAGTAAAAGAGGTAGGGATAATATCAACTACAACTTCAGGGTGGAAAAAAGAATTAAATATTATAAGTTGGAACAATAGGGAACCTAAGTATGATTTAAGAGATTGGTCATCAGAACATGAAAAAATGGGAAAAGGAATAACTTTAACAGCAGAGGAATTAAAATCTCTTAAAGAATTATTAAATAATATGGATATATAG
- a CDS encoding ABC transporter ATP-binding protein has translation MSIRLVNVGKIYKSGEVETVALKDINIEIKDSEFIVILGPSGSGKSTMLNVISGLDTPSSGEIYYNDEKISDYNEDKLTKFRRNNLGFIFQQYNLLQNLTVKENIEIGSSIGKNPLNIDEVLDAVSMKNEKDKYPYQLSGGQQQRVSIARSIAKNPKIMFCDEPTGALDEETGKQVLEMIQNMNERFKTTTVVITHNPNIAFMADRVIKMNSGKIVEEILNTKKRKASEIKWG, from the coding sequence ATGTCTATTAGATTAGTGAATGTAGGGAAAATTTATAAAAGTGGAGAAGTTGAAACAGTAGCATTAAAAGATATAAATATAGAAATTAAGGATAGTGAATTTATAGTTATACTAGGTCCAAGTGGTAGTGGAAAAAGTACAATGTTAAATGTTATAAGTGGATTAGATACACCAAGTAGTGGAGAAATCTATTATAATGATGAAAAAATAAGTGATTACAATGAAGATAAGCTTACAAAATTTAGAAGAAATAATTTAGGGTTTATATTCCAACAGTATAATCTACTTCAAAATCTTACAGTAAAAGAAAATATTGAAATAGGTTCAAGTATAGGAAAAAATCCATTAAATATTGATGAAGTGTTAGATGCAGTAAGTATGAAAAATGAAAAAGATAAATATCCATACCAATTAAGTGGTGGGCAACAGCAAAGAGTTTCTATAGCTAGAAGTATAGCTAAAAATCCAAAGATAATGTTTTGTGATGAACCAACTGGTGCATTAGATGAAGAAACTGGAAAGCAAGTATTAGAAATGATACAAAATATGAATGAAAGATTTAAAACAACAACAGTAGTTATAACTCATAACCCAAATATTGCATTTATGGCTGATAGAGTAATAAAAATGAATTCAGGAAAAATAGTCGAAGAAATCTTAAATACCAAAAAAAGAAAGGCAAGTGAAATAAAATGGGGGTAA